Proteins from a single region of Argiope bruennichi chromosome 6, qqArgBrue1.1, whole genome shotgun sequence:
- the LOC129972847 gene encoding endonuclease/exonuclease/phosphatase family domain-containing protein 1-like isoform X1 yields MGQCISVPEKKFSIMREGSSKRFYRSKNGNLSATFHVLDSDLRWDLLNINTATEEQLMTLPGINRVTAENIIEYRQRIGGFKKVEDLALVSGVGATKLEQFRTEICVGRRKPNNGSYNSSLTQSLESLQVNDVGPRTSPSKLVNVNTANVFQLMSVPRMTQEMAANIMHYKERKGPFKTLSDLSKVKGLPPDRLAIVKMYLTTDSSVNNSSSVQSKSSQNCVYGRRPIGHRRTNSAPSGLSKLRSCDPSTKDFYELVSSLVTRPPVSEVLNLSYLNRQVLRLASWNLQDFVVQKARNPGVQEVICRTILENCFSIIAVQEIASREALSLIASELNEPKLYSVQSWKGERGKWHSLVPSHSSGDNNHQNPLMNGFLYDTSRGLQLQESAVLYLPPEKLSGLTVTCQPFFGCFKVKNLDFVVVNFSLVSETCVAKLLPSILDQLKEKIQGKKNIFLVGDFILPPGHTGNSSALFEVLCSQGYSNLLPVENSTDNESWPEDSHIWSSLNVRKIFSGRSGVVTDGLSHLAIPDGWKWGGAVSKHFPVWAEIFTEEESSNSNVPPLLNGIKKSPLLNTDTVSEKISAFDESEKGKYKGFWERSWPWRHHKHNIISETNNAHYKRKWQPLII; encoded by the exons ATGGGACAGTGTATAAGTgtgccagaaaaaaaattttccataatGAGAGAAGGCTCAAGTAAGCGATTTTACCGTTCTAAAAATGGTAACTTAAGTGCCACATTTCATGTGTTGGATTCAGACTTGAGATgggatttattaaatatcaatacaGCCACTGAAGAACAGCTGATGACCCTGCCTGGTATCAACAGGGTCACAGCTGAAAATATTATAGAGTATCGACAACGGATTGGTGGTTTCAAGAAAGTTGAAGATTTAGCCTTAGTTTCTGGTGTTGGTGCTACTAAACTTGAACAGTTCAGAACAGAGATTTGTGTTGGACGTCGAAAACCTAATAATGGTAGTTACAATTCCTCTCTTACCCAATCACTGGAGTCTCTGCAAGTCAATGATGTAGGTCCACGGACTTCACCATCCAAACTTGTTAATGTAAACACTGCAAATGTCTTTCAGTTAATGAGTGTGCCTCGTATGACTCAAGAAATGGCAGCAAACATTATGCACTATAAGGAACGAAAAGGTCCTTTCAAGACTCTATCAGATTTATCAAAAGTTAAAGGATTACCTCCTGATAGATTAGCCATTGTAAAAATGTACCTAACTACAGATTCTTCTGTAAATAATTCATCATCTGTACAGAGTAAATCATCTCAGAATTGTGTATATGGTAGACGTCCTATTGGACACCGTAGAACAAACTCTGCTCCTAGTGGATTATCCAAATTGCGTTCCTGTGATCCTAGTACAAAAGACTTCTATGAACTAGTCTCTTCTCTTGTTACAAGACCTCCCGTATCTGAAGTGTTGAATTTAAGTTACTTAAATAGACAAGTGTTACGTTTAGCATCCTGGAATTTGCAGGATTTTGTTGTACAGAAAGCTAGAAATCCTGGTGTTCAAGAAGTTATATGTAGGACTATACTAGAAAATTG tTTCAGTATAATTGCTGTGCAAGAAATAGCATCTCGAGAAGCTTTGTCATtg attgcTTCTGAACTCAATGAACCAAAGCTGTATTCTGTACAATCTTGGAAAGGCGAGCGTGGTAAATGGCATAGTTTAGTTCCTTCTCATAGTAGTGGTGataataatcatcaaaat cCTCTTATGAATGGATTTCTTTATGACACAAGCCGGGGTTTACAATTACAAGAATCTGCTGTTCTCTATTTACCACCAGAGAAATTATCAGGCCTTACTGTAACTTGCCAACCTTTCTTTGGATgttttaaa gttaAAAACTTAGACTTTGTGGTCGTCAATTTTAGCTTGGTGTCAGAGACATGTGTTGCTAAATTACTCCCTTCCATATTAGATCAACTTAAAGAGAAAATTCAAG gaaagaaaaatatttttcttgtaggAGATTTTATACTACCGCCTGGTCACACAGGTAACAGTTCAGCTT TATTTGAAGTACTGTGTAGTCAAGGCTATTCAAATCTGCTACCTGTAGAAAATTCAACCGACAATGAAAGTTGGCCAGAAGACAGTCATATATGGTCTagtttaaatgttagaaaaatattttctg gcCGAAGTGGTGTTGTTACTGATGGTCTCAGTCATTTAGCTATTCCTGATGGTTGGAAGTGGGGTGGTGCAGTTAGTAAGCATTTTCCTGTATGGGCAGAGATCTTCACTGAAGAAGAATCATCTAATTCTAACGTTCCACCATTACTAAATGGCATTAAGAAATCGCCTCTTCTCAATACAGATACTGTGAGtgaaaaaatatctgcatttgATGAATCGGAAAAAGGCAAATATAAAGGATTTTGGGAACGGAGTTGGCCATGGCGACATCACAAACATAACATTATTAGTGAGACAAATAATGCCCATTACAAAAGAAAATGGCAGcctttgattatttaa
- the LOC129972847 gene encoding endonuclease/exonuclease/phosphatase family domain-containing protein 1-like isoform X2, with translation MGQCISVPEKKFSIMREGSSKRFYRSKNGNLSATFHVLDSDLRWDLLNINTATEEQLMTLPGINRVTAENIIEYRQRIGGFKKVEDLALVSGVGATKLEQFRTEICVGRRKPNNGSYNSSLTQSLESLQVNDVGPRTSPSKLVNVNTANVFQLMSVPRMTQEMAANIMHYKERKGPFKTLSDLSKVKGLPPDRLAIVKMYLTTDSSVNNSSSVQSKSSQNCVYGRRPIGHRRTNSAPSGLSKLRSCDPSTKDFYELVSSLVTRPPVSEVLNLSYLNRQVLRLASWNLQDFVVQKARNPGVQEVICRTILENCFSIIAVQEIASREALSLIASELNEPKLYSVQSWKGERGKWHSLVPSHSSGDNNHQNPLMNGFLYDTSRGLQLQESAVLYLPPEKLSGLTVTCQPFFGCFKVKNLDFVVVNFSLVSETCVAKLLPSILDQLKEKIQGKKNIFLVGDFILPPGHTVFEVLCSQGYSNLLPVENSTDNESWPEDSHIWSSLNVRKIFSGRSGVVTDGLSHLAIPDGWKWGGAVSKHFPVWAEIFTEEESSNSNVPPLLNGIKKSPLLNTDTVSEKISAFDESEKGKYKGFWERSWPWRHHKHNIISETNNAHYKRKWQPLII, from the exons ATGGGACAGTGTATAAGTgtgccagaaaaaaaattttccataatGAGAGAAGGCTCAAGTAAGCGATTTTACCGTTCTAAAAATGGTAACTTAAGTGCCACATTTCATGTGTTGGATTCAGACTTGAGATgggatttattaaatatcaatacaGCCACTGAAGAACAGCTGATGACCCTGCCTGGTATCAACAGGGTCACAGCTGAAAATATTATAGAGTATCGACAACGGATTGGTGGTTTCAAGAAAGTTGAAGATTTAGCCTTAGTTTCTGGTGTTGGTGCTACTAAACTTGAACAGTTCAGAACAGAGATTTGTGTTGGACGTCGAAAACCTAATAATGGTAGTTACAATTCCTCTCTTACCCAATCACTGGAGTCTCTGCAAGTCAATGATGTAGGTCCACGGACTTCACCATCCAAACTTGTTAATGTAAACACTGCAAATGTCTTTCAGTTAATGAGTGTGCCTCGTATGACTCAAGAAATGGCAGCAAACATTATGCACTATAAGGAACGAAAAGGTCCTTTCAAGACTCTATCAGATTTATCAAAAGTTAAAGGATTACCTCCTGATAGATTAGCCATTGTAAAAATGTACCTAACTACAGATTCTTCTGTAAATAATTCATCATCTGTACAGAGTAAATCATCTCAGAATTGTGTATATGGTAGACGTCCTATTGGACACCGTAGAACAAACTCTGCTCCTAGTGGATTATCCAAATTGCGTTCCTGTGATCCTAGTACAAAAGACTTCTATGAACTAGTCTCTTCTCTTGTTACAAGACCTCCCGTATCTGAAGTGTTGAATTTAAGTTACTTAAATAGACAAGTGTTACGTTTAGCATCCTGGAATTTGCAGGATTTTGTTGTACAGAAAGCTAGAAATCCTGGTGTTCAAGAAGTTATATGTAGGACTATACTAGAAAATTG tTTCAGTATAATTGCTGTGCAAGAAATAGCATCTCGAGAAGCTTTGTCATtg attgcTTCTGAACTCAATGAACCAAAGCTGTATTCTGTACAATCTTGGAAAGGCGAGCGTGGTAAATGGCATAGTTTAGTTCCTTCTCATAGTAGTGGTGataataatcatcaaaat cCTCTTATGAATGGATTTCTTTATGACACAAGCCGGGGTTTACAATTACAAGAATCTGCTGTTCTCTATTTACCACCAGAGAAATTATCAGGCCTTACTGTAACTTGCCAACCTTTCTTTGGATgttttaaa gttaAAAACTTAGACTTTGTGGTCGTCAATTTTAGCTTGGTGTCAGAGACATGTGTTGCTAAATTACTCCCTTCCATATTAGATCAACTTAAAGAGAAAATTCAAG gaaagaaaaatatttttcttgtaggAGATTTTATACTACCGCCTGGTCACACAG TATTTGAAGTACTGTGTAGTCAAGGCTATTCAAATCTGCTACCTGTAGAAAATTCAACCGACAATGAAAGTTGGCCAGAAGACAGTCATATATGGTCTagtttaaatgttagaaaaatattttctg gcCGAAGTGGTGTTGTTACTGATGGTCTCAGTCATTTAGCTATTCCTGATGGTTGGAAGTGGGGTGGTGCAGTTAGTAAGCATTTTCCTGTATGGGCAGAGATCTTCACTGAAGAAGAATCATCTAATTCTAACGTTCCACCATTACTAAATGGCATTAAGAAATCGCCTCTTCTCAATACAGATACTGTGAGtgaaaaaatatctgcatttgATGAATCGGAAAAAGGCAAATATAAAGGATTTTGGGAACGGAGTTGGCCATGGCGACATCACAAACATAACATTATTAGTGAGACAAATAATGCCCATTACAAAAGAAAATGGCAGcctttgattatttaa